In Staphylococcus saccharolyticus, one genomic interval encodes:
- the dnaN gene encoding DNA polymerase III subunit beta, giving the protein MMEFTIKRDYFINQLNNTLKAISPRTTLPILTGIKIDAKENEVILTGSDSEISIEITIPKQVDGEDIVEIEEIGSVVLSGRFFVDIIKKLPGKDVKLSTNEQFQTLITSGHSEFNLSGLDPDQYPLLPEVSRDDAIQLSVKVLKNIIAQTNFAVSTSETRPVLTGVNWFIQDNKLICTATDSHRLALRKLQLEDESENKNVIIPGKALSELNKIMSDNDEEIDIFFASNQVLFKIGNVNFISRLLEGHYPDTTRLFPENYEIKLGISNDDFYHAIDRASLLAREGGNNVIKLSTGNELVELSSTSPEIGTVKEEVTVNDVEGGNLKISFNSKYMMDALKAIDNDDVEVEFFGTMKPFILKPKDDDSVTQLILPIRTY; this is encoded by the coding sequence ATGATGGAATTCACAATTAAACGAGATTATTTTATCAATCAACTTAACAACACATTAAAAGCAATTTCCCCAAGAACAACATTACCAATTTTAACGGGTATCAAAATTGATGCTAAAGAGAATGAAGTGATTTTAACTGGATCAGATTCTGAAATCTCAATAGAAATCACAATTCCTAAACAAGTTGATGGAGAAGATATCGTTGAAATCGAAGAAATAGGATCAGTTGTACTTTCTGGTCGTTTCTTTGTAGATATAATTAAAAAATTACCTGGTAAAGATGTTAAATTATCTACAAATGAACAATTCCAAACGCTTATTACATCAGGTCATTCAGAATTTAATTTAAGTGGTTTAGATCCAGATCAATATCCATTATTACCAGAAGTTTCAAGGGATGATGCAATTCAATTATCAGTGAAAGTTCTTAAGAATATCATTGCGCAAACAAATTTCGCAGTGTCCACCTCAGAAACACGCCCAGTACTTACGGGTGTAAACTGGTTTATACAAGATAATAAATTAATATGCACAGCTACCGATTCACACCGCTTGGCTTTAAGAAAGTTACAACTAGAAGATGAATCTGAAAATAAAAATGTCATCATTCCTGGTAAAGCTCTATCTGAATTAAATAAAATTATGAGTGACAATGATGAAGAAATTGATATTTTCTTCGCATCTAACCAAGTGCTATTTAAAATAGGAAACGTTAACTTTATTTCACGTTTACTTGAAGGTCATTATCCTGATACAACACGCTTATTCCCAGAAAATTATGAAATTAAATTAGGAATTAGTAATGATGATTTCTATCATGCCATTGATCGTGCATCTTTATTAGCACGCGAAGGTGGTAATAATGTTATTAAATTAAGTACAGGTAATGAGCTAGTAGAATTATCTTCAACATCACCTGAGATTGGTACGGTGAAAGAAGAAGTAACTGTAAATGATGTTGAAGGTGGAAATCTAAAAATATCATTCAACTCAAAATACATGATGGATGCACTAAAAGCTATTGATAATGATGATGTTGAAGTGGAATTCTTTGGCACAATGAAACCATTTATTTTAAAACCTAAAGACGATGATTCAGTAACGCAATTGATTTTGCCAATCAGAACTTACTAG
- the yaaA gene encoding S4 domain-containing protein YaaA translates to MIILVQEVVVEGNITLDQFLKTESIIESGGQAKWFLQDFEVLINGERETRRGKKLEHNDRIDITDIPEDTGSFLIIHQGEQ, encoded by the coding sequence GTGATAATTTTGGTTCAAGAAGTTGTTGTTGAAGGAAACATAACTTTAGATCAATTTCTTAAAACTGAGAGCATTATAGAATCTGGGGGACAAGCAAAATGGTTTCTACAAGATTTCGAAGTTTTAATTAATGGAGAACGAGAAACACGTCGTGGCAAAAAATTAGAACATAATGACCGAATTGATATTACAGATATACCTGAAGATACGGGTTCTTTTTTAATCATCCATCAAGGTGAACAATGA
- the recF gene encoding DNA replication/repair protein RecF (All proteins in this family for which functions are known are DNA-binding proteins that assist the filamentation of RecA onto DNA for the initiation of recombination or recombinational repair.), whose protein sequence is MKLNTLQLENYRNYEQVTLDCHPEVNILIGENAQGKTNLLESIYTLALAKSHRTSNDKELIRFNSDYAKIEGELSYRHGTMPLTVFVTKKGKQVKVNHLEQSRLTQYIGHLNVVLFAPEDLNIVKGSPQIRRRFIDMELGQISAVYLNDLAQYQRILKQKNNYLKQLQIGQKSDTTMLEVLNQQFAEYALKVTLRREHFIKKLEELAQPIHSGITNERETLALKYLASLKLNSDEKDENSLLEEVLTLLNENLQREKERGVCLYGPHRDDLGFNVDGMDVQIYGSQGQQRTTALSIKLAEIELMNIEVGEYPILLLDDVLSELDDSRQTHLLSTIQRKVQTFVTTTSVEGIDHEIMTNARVYRISQGEILK, encoded by the coding sequence ATGAAACTCAATACACTCCAATTAGAGAACTATCGTAACTATGAACAAGTTACACTAGATTGTCATCCTGAAGTGAATATTCTTATTGGTGAGAATGCGCAAGGAAAGACAAATTTACTTGAATCAATTTATACATTAGCACTCGCTAAAAGTCATCGTACCTCCAATGATAAGGAACTCATACGTTTTAACTCTGATTATGCTAAAATAGAAGGTGAGCTAAGTTATAGACATGGTACGATGCCACTTACAGTGTTTGTAACTAAAAAAGGTAAACAAGTTAAAGTGAATCATCTTGAGCAGAGTAGACTAACTCAATATATAGGACATTTAAATGTAGTGCTTTTTGCACCGGAGGATTTAAATATTGTTAAAGGTTCTCCGCAGATACGACGTCGTTTCATAGATATGGAGTTAGGACAAATCTCAGCCGTTTACTTAAATGATTTAGCTCAATACCAGCGTATTCTTAAACAAAAGAATAATTATTTAAAGCAATTACAAATTGGACAAAAGAGCGATACAACAATGTTAGAAGTTTTGAATCAACAATTTGCTGAATATGCTTTAAAGGTAACGTTACGTCGAGAGCATTTTATCAAAAAATTAGAAGAACTCGCTCAACCGATTCATTCAGGTATAACTAATGAACGCGAGACATTAGCATTAAAATATTTAGCAAGTTTAAAGTTGAATAGTGATGAGAAGGATGAAAATTCTTTACTCGAAGAAGTCTTAACGTTGTTAAATGAAAATCTACAAAGAGAAAAAGAGAGAGGCGTGTGTCTTTATGGTCCGCATCGTGACGATTTAGGATTTAACGTTGATGGCATGGATGTACAAATATATGGATCTCAAGGTCAACAACGTACGACTGCTTTATCTATTAAGCTAGCAGAAATTGAATTGATGAATATTGAAGTTGGAGAATATCCAATCTTGCTTTTAGATGATGTGCTAAGTGAACTAGATGATTCACGTCAAACACATTTATTGAGTACGATTCAACGTAAGGTACAAACATTTGTAACAACGACATCTGTTGAAGGTATAGATCATGAAATTATGACTAATGCAAGGGTATACCGCATTAGTCAAGGTGAAATACTAAAGTAA
- the gyrB gene encoding DNA topoisomerase (ATP-hydrolyzing) subunit B: MVNTLSDVNNTENYGAGQIQVLEGLEAVRKRPGMYIGSTSERGLHHLVWEIVDNSIDEALAGYANHIEVVIEKDNWIKVTDNGRGIPVDIQEKMGRPAVEVILTILHAGGKFGGGGYKVSGGLHGVGSSVVNALSQDLEVYVHRNGKIHHQAYKQGVPQFDLKVIGDTDKTGTAIRFKADSEIFTETIVYNYETLQKRIRELAFLNKGIQITLKDERDEEVREDSYHYEGGIKSYVDLLNENKEPLHEEPIYIHQSKDDIEVEIALQYNSGYATNLLTYANNIHTYEGGTHEDGFKRALTRVLNSYGIQSKIIKEDKLSGEDTREGLTAIVSIKHGDPQFEGQTKTKLGNSEVRQVVDRLFSEHFERFLYENPPVGRIIVEKGIMASRARVAAKKAREVTRRKSALDVSSLPGKLADCSSKNPEESEIFLVEGDSAGGSTKSGRDSRTQAILPLRGKILNVEKARLDRILNNNEIRQMITAFGTGIGGEFDITEARYHKIVIMTDADVDGAHIRTLLLTFFYRFMRPLIEAGYVYIAQPPLYKLTQGKQKYYVFNDRELDKLKQELNPTPKWSISRYKGLGEMNADQLWETTMNPEYRSMLQVRLEDAIDADQTFEMLMGDVVENRRQFIEDNAVYANLDF, encoded by the coding sequence ATGGTGAATACATTGTCAGATGTAAACAACACAGAAAATTATGGTGCTGGACAGATACAAGTTTTAGAGGGTCTTGAAGCAGTACGTAAAAGACCAGGTATGTATATTGGTTCAACTTCCGAAAGAGGTTTGCACCACTTAGTATGGGAAATTGTTGATAATAGTATTGACGAGGCATTAGCCGGTTATGCTAATCATATAGAGGTCGTAATTGAGAAAGACAATTGGATAAAAGTTACTGACAATGGCCGTGGAATTCCTGTTGATATTCAAGAAAAGATGGGACGTCCTGCTGTCGAGGTTATCTTAACTATACTCCATGCCGGAGGTAAATTCGGAGGTGGCGGATACAAAGTATCTGGGGGTCTTCATGGTGTTGGTTCTTCGGTAGTTAACGCACTTTCACAAGATCTTGAGGTTTATGTACACCGAAATGGTAAGATTCACCATCAAGCTTACAAACAAGGTGTACCGCAATTTGATCTTAAAGTAATCGGAGATACAGATAAAACAGGCACAGCGATACGTTTTAAAGCTGACTCAGAAATCTTTACAGAAACAATTGTCTATAATTATGAAACCTTACAAAAACGTATACGTGAACTTGCTTTCTTGAATAAAGGCATTCAAATTACTTTAAAAGATGAACGTGATGAAGAAGTACGTGAAGACTCTTATCATTATGAGGGCGGTATTAAATCTTATGTAGATTTATTAAATGAGAATAAAGAACCTCTACATGAGGAGCCTATCTACATACATCAATCTAAAGATGATATCGAAGTTGAAATTGCACTTCAATACAATAGTGGCTACGCAACAAACTTATTAACTTATGCTAACAATATTCATACCTACGAAGGCGGGACACATGAAGATGGCTTTAAACGTGCTTTAACACGTGTTCTTAATAGCTATGGTATCCAAAGTAAGATTATCAAAGAAGATAAATTATCTGGTGAAGATACACGTGAAGGATTAACAGCAATTGTATCTATCAAACATGGCGACCCACAATTCGAAGGACAAACTAAGACTAAATTAGGTAACTCTGAGGTACGTCAAGTTGTAGATAGATTATTTTCTGAGCATTTTGAACGTTTCTTATACGAGAATCCACCCGTTGGTCGCATTATTGTAGAAAAAGGGATTATGGCATCTCGTGCACGTGTGGCTGCTAAAAAGGCACGTGAAGTAACACGTCGTAAATCAGCATTGGATGTTTCAAGCTTACCAGGTAAATTAGCTGATTGTTCTAGTAAAAATCCTGAAGAAAGTGAGATTTTCTTAGTAGAGGGTGACTCTGCCGGGGGGTCTACAAAATCGGGTCGTGATTCAAGAACGCAAGCAATATTACCTTTAAGAGGGAAAATCTTAAACGTGGAAAAAGCACGTCTTGATCGTATATTAAATAACAATGAAATTCGTCAAATGATTACGGCGTTTGGTACAGGTATTGGTGGCGAATTTGATATTACTGAAGCACGTTATCATAAAATTGTAATTATGACAGATGCTGATGTAGATGGCGCACATATTCGTACGTTGTTACTGACATTCTTCTATCGTTTTATGAGACCATTGATTGAAGCGGGTTATGTATACATTGCTCAACCGCCTTTATACAAACTTACTCAAGGTAAACAAAAATATTATGTCTTTAACGATAGAGAGTTAGACAAACTTAAACAAGAATTAAATCCGACACCTAAATGGTCAATCTCTCGTTACAAAGGTCTTGGAGAAATGAATGCGGATCAGTTATGGGAGACAACAATGAATCCTGAATACCGTTCAATGTTACAAGTAAGACTTGAAGATGCGATTGATGCAGATCAAACATTTGAAATGTTAATGGGTGACGTTGTAGAAAATCGTAGACAATTTATCGAGGATAATGCAGTTTACGCTAACCTAGATTTCTAA
- the gyrA gene encoding DNA gyrase subunit A yields the protein MAELPQSRINERNITSEMRESFLDYAMSVIVSRALPDVRDGLKPVHRRILYGLNEQGMTPDKPYKKSARIVGDVMGKYHPHGDSSIYEAMVRMAQDFSYRYPLVDGQGNFGSMDGDGAAAMRYTEARMTKITLELLRDINKDTIDFIDNYDGNEREPSVLPARFPNLLVNGAAGIAVGMATNIPPHNLTEVIDGVLSLSKNPNIKINELMEDIQGPDFPTAGLILGKSGIRRAYETGRGSIQMRSRAEIEERGGGRQRIIVTEIPFQVNKARMIEKIAELVRDKKIEGITDLRDETSLRTGVRIVIDIRKDANASVILNNLYKQTPLQTSFGVNMIALVNGRPKLINLKEALIHYLEHQKTVVRRRTEYNLRKAKDRAHILEGLRIALDHIDEIITTIRESETDKIAMESLQEKFKLSERQAQAILDMRLRRLTGLERDKIESEYKELLEYIKELEEILADEEVLLQLVRDELSEIKERFGDERRTEIQLGGLDDLEDEDLIPEEQIVITLSHNNYIKRLPVSTYRSQNRGGRGVQGMNTLEEDFVSQLVTLSTHDHVLFFTNKGRVYKLKGYEVPELSRQSKGIPVVNAIELENDENISTMIAVKDLESEDDYLVFATKRGIVKRSSLSNFSRINRNGKIAINFKEDDELIAVRLTNGNEDILIGTAHASLIRFPESTLRPLGRTAAGVKGITLREGDIVVGLDVALAESEDEVLVVTENGYGKRTPVSEYRLSNRGGKGIKTATITERNGNIVCITTVTGEEDLMVVTNSGVIIRIDVHDISQNGRAAQGVRLMKLGDGQFVSTVAKVKEEELQDEDSDEQSSNEETTVNVETSDNDGHIDLRQDFMDRVNEDIESASDNENSDE from the coding sequence ATGGCTGAATTACCTCAATCAAGAATTAATGAACGAAATATAACCAGTGAAATGCGTGAATCATTCTTAGACTATGCCATGAGTGTTATTGTTTCTCGTGCATTACCTGATGTTAGAGATGGATTAAAGCCAGTACATCGTCGTATCCTGTATGGTTTAAATGAACAAGGTATGACGCCTGACAAACCTTATAAGAAATCGGCACGTATTGTTGGGGACGTCATGGGTAAATATCACCCTCATGGTGACTCTTCAATCTATGAAGCAATGGTAAGAATGGCTCAAGATTTTAGTTATCGTTATCCACTTGTTGATGGGCAAGGTAACTTTGGTTCAATGGATGGTGATGGTGCCGCAGCTATGCGTTATACCGAAGCCCGTATGACTAAAATTACTTTAGAACTTTTACGTGATATTAACAAAGATACAATTGATTTTATTGACAACTATGATGGTAATGAAAGAGAGCCGTCAGTTTTACCTGCACGTTTCCCTAACTTATTAGTAAATGGTGCCGCAGGAATTGCCGTTGGTATGGCTACTAATATTCCTCCTCACAATTTAACTGAAGTCATTGATGGAGTACTTAGTTTAAGTAAGAATCCTAATATTAAAATTAATGAATTGATGGAAGATATTCAAGGTCCTGATTTTCCTACGGCAGGTTTAATTCTAGGGAAAAGTGGTATTCGTCGTGCTTATGAAACAGGTCGCGGTTCAATTCAAATGCGTTCACGTGCTGAAATAGAAGAACGTGGTGGTGGACGTCAACGTATTATAGTTACTGAAATACCTTTCCAAGTTAATAAAGCACGAATGATAGAAAAGATTGCGGAACTTGTAAGAGATAAAAAAATTGAAGGTATTACAGATTTACGTGATGAAACAAGTTTACGTACAGGTGTTAGAATAGTTATTGATATACGAAAAGATGCAAATGCGAGTGTTATATTAAACAATTTATATAAACAAACACCATTGCAAACGTCATTCGGTGTGAATATGATTGCATTGGTGAATGGTAGGCCTAAGTTAATTAACTTAAAAGAAGCACTCATTCACTATTTAGAGCATCAAAAAACAGTTGTAAGACGTCGTACTGAATATAATTTAAGAAAAGCTAAAGACCGTGCGCATATATTAGAAGGTCTACGTATTGCCCTTGATCATATCGATGAAATTATTACTACAATTCGTGAATCAGAAACAGATAAAATTGCGATGGAAAGCTTACAAGAGAAATTTAAACTTTCTGAACGACAAGCTCAAGCAATTTTAGATATGCGTTTAAGACGTTTAACAGGCTTAGAACGAGATAAGATTGAATCTGAATATAAAGAGCTTCTTGAATATATTAAAGAGTTGGAAGAAATTTTAGCTGATGAGGAAGTTCTACTTCAATTAGTTCGAGATGAACTCTCTGAAATTAAAGAACGTTTTGGAGATGAACGTCGTACTGAAATTCAATTAGGTGGCTTAGATGATCTTGAAGATGAAGATTTAATTCCTGAAGAACAAATTGTCATAACATTAAGTCATAATAATTATATTAAACGCTTACCAGTATCTACATATCGTTCTCAAAACCGTGGTGGTCGTGGCGTACAAGGTATGAATACATTGGAAGAAGACTTTGTAAGTCAATTAGTAACGCTAAGTACACATGATCATGTTCTCTTCTTTACCAATAAAGGTCGTGTCTACAAACTCAAAGGTTACGAAGTACCTGAACTTTCACGACAATCTAAAGGTATTCCCGTTGTTAATGCGATAGAACTTGAGAACGATGAGAATATTAGTACGATGATTGCCGTTAAAGATCTTGAAAGTGAAGATGATTACCTTGTATTTGCGACAAAACGAGGTATCGTAAAACGTTCATCATTAAGTAACTTTTCTCGTATCAATAGAAATGGTAAAATAGCGATTAATTTCAAAGAAGATGACGAATTAATTGCGGTACGTTTAACTAATGGTAATGAAGATATTTTAATTGGTACAGCGCATGCATCACTTATTAGATTCCCAGAATCTACATTGCGTCCTTTAGGTCGAACTGCAGCAGGTGTTAAGGGTATCACACTACGCGAAGGTGATATCGTAGTAGGTCTTGATGTTGCACTTGCAGAAAGTGAAGATGAAGTCTTAGTTGTTACTGAAAATGGTTATGGTAAACGTACACCAGTAAGTGAGTATCGATTATCTAATCGTGGTGGTAAAGGTATTAAGACAGCTACAATCACAGAACGTAATGGAAATATCGTTTGTATTACAACCGTTACTGGCGAAGAAGACTTAATGGTTGTAACTAACTCGGGTGTCATTATTCGAATTGATGTTCATGACATTTCTCAAAATGGACGTGCTGCTCAAGGTGTCCGTCTAATGAAACTAGGCGATGGTCAATTTGTTTCAACAGTTGCTAAGGTTAAAGAAGAAGAGCTACAAGATGAAGATAGTGATGAACAATCTTCTAATGAAGAAACAACGGTAAATGTAGAAACAAGTGATAATGATGGTCACATTGATTTAAGACAAGACTTCATGGATCGTGTGAATGAAGATATCGAAAGTGCATCTGATAATGAAAATAGTGATGAATAA
- a CDS encoding NAD(P)H-hydrate dehydratase yields METLNSVNIPIRKDETHKGDYGKILLIGGSANMGGAIMLAARACVYSGSGLITVATHPNNHAALHSRCPEAMVIDINDTKMLTKMIEATDSILIGPGLGIDFKGNNAITFLLQNIQPHQNLIVDGDAITIFSKLKPQIPTCRVVFTPHQKEWERLSSISIEEQTYEHNLEAVERLGATVVLKKHGTEIYFNNDEVYKLPIGTPAMATGGMGDTLAGMITSFVGQFDNFKDAVTSATYMHSYIGEKLSDKMYVVPPSRLISEIPYVMKELEG; encoded by the coding sequence ATGGAAACGTTAAACTCAGTTAACATTCCTATAAGAAAAGATGAAACGCATAAAGGTGATTATGGCAAAATCTTATTAATTGGTGGTTCTGCTAATATGGGTGGCGCGATTATGCTTGCTGCACGTGCTTGCGTTTATAGTGGCAGTGGTTTAATTACTGTAGCAACTCATCCTAATAATCATGCTGCGTTACACTCTCGTTGTCCTGAAGCAATGGTTATTGATATTAATGATACGAAAATGCTAACAAAAATGATTGAAGCGACTGATAGTATTCTAATTGGACCAGGTCTAGGTATCGATTTTAAAGGTAATAATGCCATTACATTTTTACTTCAAAATATACAGCCACATCAAAACTTAATTGTTGATGGGGATGCCATCACTATATTTAGTAAGTTGAAACCTCAAATTCCAACGTGTCGTGTTGTTTTCACACCACATCAGAAAGAATGGGAACGTTTAAGTAGCATTTCAATTGAAGAACAAACTTATGAGCACAATCTTGAAGCGGTTGAGCGTTTAGGTGCTACCGTTGTACTAAAAAAGCATGGTACAGAAATCTACTTTAATAATGATGAAGTCTACAAACTACCTATTGGTACACCTGCGATGGCTACTGGTGGTATGGGGGATACACTTGCTGGTATGATTACAAGTTTCGTTGGACAATTTGATAATTTTAAAGATGCAGTGACAAGTGCTACATACATGCATAGCTACATTGGTGAAAAACTTTCTGATAAAATGTATGTAGTACCACCTTCTCGATTAATCAGTGAGATTCCATATGTAATGAAAGAATTAGAAGGTTAA
- the serS gene encoding serine--tRNA ligase, whose translation MLDIRLFRNEPEKVKSKIELRGDDPKVVDQVLELDEQRRELISKTEERKAKRNKVSEEIAQKKRNKENADDVIAEMRNLGDEIKDIDTQLNDVDNKIRDILIRIPNLINDDVPQGASDEENVELKKWGTPREFDFEPKAHWNLVEELKMADFERAAKISGARFVYLTKDGALLERALMNYMLTKHTTQHGYTEMMTPQLVNADTMFGTGQLPKFEEDLFKVEKEGLYTIPTAEVPLTNFYRDEIIQPGVLPELFTAQTACFRSEAGSAGRDTRGLIRLHQFDKVEMVRIVEPEDSWNALEEMTQNAEAILEELGLPYRRVILCTRDIGFSASKTYDLEVWLPSYNDYKEISSCSNCTDFQARRANIRFKRDTSSKLELVHTLNGSGLAVGRTFAAIVENYQNEDGTITIPEALVPFMGGKTKIEKPIK comes from the coding sequence ATGTTAGACATTCGTTTATTTAGAAATGAACCTGAGAAAGTTAAGAGCAAAATTGAATTAAGAGGCGACGATCCTAAAGTTGTTGACCAAGTTTTAGAATTAGATGAACAACGCCGTGAATTGATCAGTAAAACTGAAGAAAGGAAGGCGAAAAGAAATAAAGTGAGTGAAGAAATCGCTCAAAAAAAACGTAACAAAGAAAATGCTGATGATGTTATTGCAGAAATGCGTAACTTAGGTGACGAAATTAAAGACATCGATACTCAACTTAATGACGTTGATAATAAAATAAGAGACATTTTAATTCGTATCCCTAACTTAATTAATGATGACGTACCTCAAGGTGCTTCTGATGAAGAAAATGTTGAATTAAAAAAATGGGGCACCCCTCGTGAATTTGACTTCGAACCAAAAGCACACTGGAATTTAGTTGAAGAATTAAAAATGGCAGACTTTGAACGTGCTGCGAAAATATCAGGTGCTCGTTTCGTATACCTTACTAAAGATGGTGCATTATTAGAACGTGCCTTAATGAACTACATGTTAACTAAACATACAACGCAACATGGTTACACTGAAATGATGACACCTCAATTAGTTAATGCTGATACAATGTTTGGTACAGGCCAATTACCTAAATTCGAAGAAGATTTATTTAAAGTTGAAAAAGAAGGTCTATACACGATTCCAACTGCTGAAGTACCTTTAACAAACTTCTACAGAGATGAAATTATTCAACCAGGTGTACTTCCAGAATTATTTACAGCTCAAACTGCATGTTTCCGTAGTGAAGCAGGATCAGCTGGTAGAGATACAAGAGGATTAATTCGTTTACACCAATTTGATAAAGTTGAAATGGTTCGTATTGTAGAGCCTGAAGATTCTTGGAATGCTTTAGAAGAAATGACACAAAATGCTGAAGCTATCTTAGAAGAGTTAGGCTTACCTTATCGTCGTGTAATCTTATGTACTCGTGACATTGGTTTCAGTGCTAGTAAAACATATGACTTAGAAGTTTGGTTACCAAGTTACAATGATTATAAAGAAATTAGTTCTTGTTCAAACTGTACTGATTTCCAAGCACGTCGTGCAAATATTCGCTTCAAACGTGATACTTCTTCTAAACTGGAATTAGTACATACATTAAATGGTAGTGGTTTAGCTGTTGGTCGTACATTCGCAGCTATCGTTGAAAACTATCAAAACGAGGATGGCACAATCACAATTCCTGAAGCATTAGTACCATTCATGGGTGGTAAAACTAAAATTGAAAAACCAATTAAATAA
- the sph gene encoding sphingomyelin phosphodiesterase, with translation MNWQRKCILTTLCILSSLFLVFLTVTYASERSPENSLKITTHNVYFLPTAIYPNWGQSQRADLISKADYIQGQDVVIFNELFDKKASNRLLTNLQSQYPYQTPIVGKGTEGWQKTSGSYRKIKKVSGGVGIVSKWPIVEQEQHIYKNGCGADKLSNKGFAYIKINKNGKYQHIIGTHLQAEDPTCLKGKDQTIRQSQMNEIKQFIKDKNIPKNEPVYIGGDLNVIKGSDEFKQMPDNLNISLPTQFEGNEYSWDTRSNSIAKYNYPKLDPQHLDYILLDRDHAQPSSWHNYTHKVKSPEWSVKSWGKTYKYNDYSDHYPLSAYASN, from the coding sequence TTGAATTGGCAACGTAAATGTATCTTAACTACTTTATGCATATTAAGTAGTTTATTCTTAGTATTTTTGACAGTTACATATGCAAGTGAACGCAGTCCTGAAAACAGCCTTAAAATTACTACACATAACGTTTATTTCTTACCTACAGCAATATATCCCAATTGGGGACAATCTCAGCGCGCTGATTTAATTTCAAAAGCTGATTATATACAAGGTCAAGATGTCGTAATTTTTAATGAATTATTTGATAAAAAAGCATCAAATCGACTTTTAACAAACTTACAATCACAATATCCTTATCAAACACCTATTGTTGGTAAAGGCACAGAAGGTTGGCAAAAAACATCTGGTTCTTATAGAAAAATTAAAAAAGTAAGCGGTGGTGTTGGTATTGTAAGTAAATGGCCAATTGTTGAACAAGAACAACATATTTACAAAAATGGTTGTGGCGCTGACAAGCTAAGTAATAAAGGCTTTGCGTACATTAAAATTAATAAAAATGGTAAATATCAACATATTATCGGTACTCACCTTCAAGCTGAAGATCCAACATGTCTTAAAGGAAAAGATCAAACTATTAGACAGAGTCAAATGAATGAAATTAAACAATTTATTAAAGATAAAAATATTCCTAAAAATGAACCTGTATATATCGGCGGTGATTTAAATGTTATTAAAGGGTCAGATGAGTTCAAGCAAATGCCTGATAACTTGAATATTTCATTACCTACACAATTTGAAGGTAACGAATATAGTTGGGATACACGAAGCAACAGTATTGCAAAATATAATTATCCTAAATTAGATCCTCAACATTTAGATTATATTTTATTAGATCGAGACCATGCGCAACCAAGCTCATGGCATAATTATACACACAAAGTGAAGTCACCAGAATGGTCAGTAAAATCTTGGGGTAAAACTTACAAATATAACGACTATTCAGATCATTATCCACTTTCTGCATATGCATCAAATTAA